The Rosa rugosa chromosome 3, drRosRugo1.1, whole genome shotgun sequence sequence CATACCGAAACATTTTCTTTAAGTCATTGATGACAGTAGATATCCTTAAGCATGCAGAGGAAGGAATAGACTTACTATCTCAGCAAGATAGTGTGGAGATGAAACAATTTCAAACCAATCACCATAAGGGATCATATACGCAACATTTTGTTCTCTGTTTTTCCGTAATGAGCCCTGTAACAATTTCAAATTCTGTCATCAATAAGTAAATGCAATGACACCAAAGAAAACACGTACAGAAGTAAATGCAAAGAAGATTTAAATTATTTGTTCTTTCATATGGCTTAAAGCATTTGCAAAAGACATACAAGAATTTTATGACAATTGCGCTGGTGGATCCAACCCCAAAAGAATATAGCTGCACCAGTCCATTGGAGCCACCCAAGCTTCAAAAGAGGACTCATGAATTCCAATCGATCATATTCTAGCATACTAGTATTGCCTTTGAAAAGGAACTCAGCCACTCCATTTAGAGAAAATTTATAGACCTCAAGAGCGTGGTTGCAGCAAAGTGATAAGGGTGCAACTGTGTAGTAACTAACCTCAGAAAAAGGACATAAATCAGTGAACGGGTGTAATTATTTCAAGCAACAATTAAAAAATGACAAATATCTGCAATGCGATTTTGATATTTCTCATCCAGAATACAATTAAGACTTTCCATAAAGATATAACTACTAACTTTTGTAATTATTGAAATAATGTCTAATATTTAGAATAGACCACAGCAATTGATACATAAATTAACCATCAATGGAAAACTGAAGTTGCAGTTAATAAAGCAAATGTGAATTGAGCCTGCTTCTGCTGCTTTATTAGTTGagatatttattttttgtttacaaTGAAACAGAATAATTTGAAACATATGTAATCTCATGCAAGTGTTTGCCTCAGCAACAATATCATCAAAGATGTCATATATTGACAGCTCGTCGAAAGCAGTTATGATGCATGATATGCAGATAAATACATGGATGGGGAAAGCCGGTATCTTGAGCTCAACGAAAAGCTAATCATTAATTGAAAGAAGATCACTAATGAAAATAACTTACATGTAGCTAGTCAGATATCCTAAAATGTGCATCCTAGCCGAGGAGCTATAGTTGAATACGTATAGTGTCTCAAAGAGGCGCCTCAGGAGCTGAACTTCCATCAATAAAAGCAGAAACACTGAACGCCAAACACTAATGATATGTGGACCTCCAGTAGAGTGATTCTCGAATGGCACCACATTACATGCATACATCCAAGTCGTAACAAGAAGTAAAGCTGTCCACACAACAGCCGCTATGTAGAAATGAATGAAGAACTTCTGAGGAACTGAGAATTTCTACAATTGAAAACCGACCAGCTTGATAAGTTTGAAAGTAGATTTTGAAAGAgctaagaaacaaaacaaatttcagAAGATTCCATAAGTACAGAGTCTCAGAGACTGTATTCAAACGCATAAGGCATGCAAAAAACTAATGAAATAGTACGAACTCAACAGGAAATGAGTATCAAAATAAACCTCTACAGAATCAATTACCTGCGAGGAAGATTGCATGATTTTCCCTCGCTTGGCAAATACCATAAGACGTTCATAAAACGAGTTCAGCCCTGAACAGGGTACAGAAGCTAAGAGAAAAGGCAGTGTGGATGCAATCCAAGCTGTTCTCAGCAACCCAACAAGCCCCACCTCCATTTTGAATTTTTGGCCAAACCCCAGATTAGAACTGAGCTCAAGCAGTCGAAAAATGCAATTCTCTTTTAAAGGCATTCATTGGCTCCAGAGCTTCTTAACCACTATTATTGCGACGCACCCAAATACTTATTACTATAACAAATGCAATCAAGGGTAGGATTGGAGTAGGGCGGAATATTTACATACCAGGCCACCCAAATTTATGGTAGAAATGAATACAATTACAGCGCTTTGCATTTATAGTTATGGATTCCTATCATTCATTCATTACACActattaaaaaaatagaaggCATTTCTCACTCAAACTCTGCTTATTCATTGACTGGAATTGGCTGTGTCATCTTGATTACATATTTAAGAATATTTCTCCGTGAAGGCAAACATTTAGATCTTTCTATGAACTTATTGGTGAGCAACAAAAAAGCTGCTCTGAATGATGGTCCAAGCATCCATGAAGCTTTACACTCAAATCACCTATACACAAGCTATTACACTTTCGCTTAGTATAAAATTGGAATAATGGCACGCCGATTTTTGGGGTAacttttgaacttttgaaggtACCATCTATGTGTTTCTGCTGCTGCAAACACCAAGTTTGACAACTGAAAGGCACATTAAGAGAGTTAAGAGATTTTAACAGGATCAGAGTAATGCACAAGGAAAAAGAAGTACTACAGAAGATGTGTATCGGCTGAGTATTAGTATGTGTCTGCATGTGTCTTGCCTATACTCttcgaaaagaaaaaacataccACGAATCCAAATAGTAACCAGATTGTGAGGTCTGCTCCTCCACTAGCAACCACAAGACCAGCATATATAACCTtcatcagaagaagaagaaatgaaaatacaAATCCAGCCTCAGGGAAAATTTTAGGTTACACCTGATAGTGGGATAAAACCTTAAGCAGACATTGGTGAGAATGATGAGAAACTTACTATCTCAGCAAGATAATGTGGAGATGATACAATTTTAAACCAGTCCCCATGAGGAATCACATATACATTTTGTTCACTGTGTTCTCGTAATGAGCCCTGTATATATTTAGAATGTCAGTCAGCATAAAAGTAAATACAAGGACACTGCAAGCTATTTCCTTTGTCAAAAAGAGTAAATGCAAGTAAGACTCCATCACATATGATATTTGAAATGCATAATCTTTGTGCGGCACTGTGACATACAAGAATTTCATGACAGCGGCGCTGATGGATCCAACCCCAAAAGAATATAGCAGCACCAATCCACTGGAGCCAACCAAGCTTCAGAAGAGAACTAATAAATTCCAAAGAATCAAAATCCATATCTTCCATAGTATTCTTCTTGCCTTTGACAATAAATTCAGCCACTCCATTAACGGAAAAGTTATAGACCTCCAGAAAATTATTGCAGCAAAGTGACAAGGGTGCAGCTGTGTAGAAACTAACTCAGGAAAGAACATAAATCAGCAAATACCAACATAACTTTTACAGAAAATATCAAGGAACAAGGAAAAACTGTTGCCGGTCAAATTTATATATTTCATTCCAGAAAACAATGGTTTTTCCCTTAGGAGTTAGGATTTTCAAGAGATATAGTAACTACTAACTTTTACAATTATAAAGCAATGTCAAGTATTTAGAAGTGGCTATATCCTAACAGCAAGAAGATATTCCTGGATGTTTGAGCCAGACTTAATCTATTAAAATCTGAAGTAGCAGTTATAAAGGatatatgaatgtcaacttctgATACTGCATCAGTTTACGAAATTTAGCTCTTGTTCACAATGAGACGGTAAAATTCAGAACAGGAATTTCATGTAAATACTTGTGTCAGCAACAGTATGATCACGGAGGTCATAAATTAACACCTTGTTGAAAGCAGTTAATCAGATGCATGCTCAGATCAATACATGTATGCATAAAACAAGTATCTGTAGTTCATTCGAAAAACAATCATGGAAAGAAGACTAGAAAGAAAAGGGTTTCTGAAGTAACTTACAAGAGGCCAGTCAGATACCCAAAGATGTGCATCCTAGCAGTGGAGCTATATTTGAATACATATATTGTCTCAATAAGGCGGTTCACAACTTGAACTTCCATCAACAAAAGCAAAAAGACAGAACGCCAGACACTATATCTATAACCCATAGGAACTGATGGAGACTTGCGCCAGGAAAGGATATGTGAACCTCCAGTAAAGCGGCTGGCGAACGTAGGATAAAGAAATGGGTCCACATACATTGGCACCATTTTATATGCATACATCCAAGTTGTAACAAGAAGTAAGGTTGTCCACACGACAGCCAGCACATAGAAATGGCAGAAGAACTTTTGAGGAACTGTGAATCTCTACAAAATGAAAATGGAAAGATATTAGGTTCGGAAACCGAAACCTTAGTATCAatgaattattaaaaaaaaaaaacagacgcATAAGATTCCACTTAGCTACGGTTCTTGAAAGACTCAATACGTTAATAAGATTAAGTATTCTTACACAAAAGGCATGCTACCAACCAATAAAACACCCCAAACTTAACAAAAATCCATCTGTCATAAAGCAAATTCAGGAAATGATGGTAAACGTAAATGCGGGAAAGGCTCTAGTTCTACTCAACCCAGCACCAAAGTTTGACTAATAAAAATGCTTTCGTGGTTTTCCATAGTTCAGAAGCTATTAATCAATGTATCAAAACCTGATTAACACGAGGAATGATAGTTAAAAACAAACATATACCGGCGAAATGGCATATAAGATTCATAGAATAAGAACAACAGACATAAGAATAATAGTTACGAGTATAACCTTTTAGTGACACATACAATAACAATGGAAAGAGGCAGAAAGGATTTAAGAGGAATTTCATTACACGAACCAGACAaactaagagagagagagagagagagagagtgcctTCACAGAAAAGAAACAGATTTTGCCTAGTGTCCGTTTAACAAAAACCAGATTTCATCTTACTGAAACCTCAAGTGAAATCAAGTTGAACTAGTTTCAGATGATGAAGTGTAGATTGATTCTTTTTACACTTCAAAATTCGAACTAACGAGGGAGAGGTGATACTGTAAGCTTAAAAGATGATCTTCATTAGATATAATAcacataaaaagaaattaacatAGCAATCAGAACCTAGTGATTTAGGTTGGCAGAGGATCAAATGCAGTTACAATTCAATATGGAATATGGAATTGCAATTCTCTGATATACCCATATTGGGATGAACGACGTACCCTTGAAGAAGACATGGTCTTCCCTCTCTTGGCAAACCCCAAAACGGTTTTATGAACAGGGTTGAGCCAAGAAAAGGGCAACGAAGCTATGAGTAGTGGCAATGTCGCTGCAATCCAAGCTGTTCTCAGCAACGAAACAAGACCCACCTCCATTGTAgccaaaaaaaacccaaatcggAACTGAGCCTCAATTAGTCGAAAAGTGCAGAGTACCCATCAAGCGAAAGCCCTGGGTCTTGAAGAATGACCACCATGATTTGCAGGGACCATGGTGCAGACCAGTCTCTTGCTGAGGGACAATTCAAAACTAAAGAAGAAGACAAATTAGAAACGGAAGCTGGAGGTACCAAAACTAGAGATGAAGACTGgtggaagagagaagaagatacCAGGACGTAACGTGAGGTTTTGGCACAGAAAAAAGCAATAGCTTTGTTACACGGGTATTGGAGGGAACAAAACGGCGCGTTTTGGCTCCATTCGAAACGACGTCGTTGCTGTGACCGAGCAGTTAAAACAAAGAGatgctctcttctctcttctctcttctctctctctctgtttctgaagaaaaaaaaataaaaaaaggaaaaatctgGAAATCAGGCGAATCGATCGGAGCCGATGCGGATTCTGTGAgtgctttgctttgcttcttcactctctctttctctcttgtcATGCTTTTTGAGCTTCACTCTCgcaactcctcctcctcctccttctccccAATTCTGAAGCTTTTACTTCTGGTTCTGTTGTAACCTAATTTTTCACTGAAACTCCAATCAAGTTCATGGATTTCGTCATTCGTTTACTGAATCATGCACATTACAAAGGCATCTTTCGCAGTTTCACTCACACAATGGTTATCTTTTTCACTGTGTTTGCTTCTTTCTAGCTCGTGCTTTGTTTGGATTTTTTTGATTAATGGATTTTTTTGATTATGCATGCATGATTAGGGTAGTTGTGATCAAATTTGAGGCTTTGAGAGAGGTGGTGAAATGGTGTGGGGGTACAAATGAGGTTGTGGTTGGATACTTGGATGTTCTATCAATTGGAAAAGGATTATGAGTTCTGTTGCTTCGGTTTAGGCAATTTAAAATATGAATTGTACTGGAGAGGTAGTGTTAGAGACATTGTCGAAATCGTTTATATGTTGAGCTCATAATGTATAGAGAGAGAGGTTGAGAGAGCTGTAAGAGACTGTTTTGCTATTGAGTGAAGATAAGCCATGATAAAAGTGAACAATTGGGTGTAGAATCAGGATTTGTTTCTTGAGTTAGCTTAAGTAATCATATCTGTCTGTAGTTGAATTAAATTGAAATTAGTAAAATAGTAGTTATTTTTAGAGTTATGGTTTATCTTTTTGACAATGGACTCTGCAGTTAGATTAGAAAGGTGGGACAATGATAAATAGAGAGATAAGGATATCAAATCTTTTGGCAATGGACTCAAGTAATTGTTGCTTATGTTTCTATTTGAACTTGTTTAGTTCCTTTTTTACAAACAGCGGGAGGGTATCTTATTTTCCTGCACCATCAAATGAGCCATTAGTGAAACTCATATCTTATGATATCACATTGTTAGATTGTCACATCAAtaagatgtgtgtgtgtgtgtgtgtctttgGCTTCTTTAAAATACTGACTAGAATCCTGTACACCCAGTGTTTTGTTTTGAGCATATGAATATGTTGCATATATATGTCTGAACtaattcattttcttcttcctctattatcttcttcttttggtgCATTTCAGATAGGAGATCAAAGATGTGCTAAATGCACAACAAATTGCCATGTTTGGATTACTTATTTGGGACCTGTAACTATAGATCTACTAAGGATGGGAGGTATCTGCCACTGTACTGTCAGAAAATCTCAAGAGAGGAGGATACATTGATTCTTGAagtattcttattttcttctttgttaCGTAAGGTAAATCAAGTGTCTTTGGTTTCTCTTCATGTAAATCTTACAGTTTCTAAAAGAACAATAATGCAGGAGTTAAGTTCTTTTAGGAACTCGTGCTCTATGAGTACTGTTCTATCATTGTTCTTCTCTTTGCCTTAGCCATACTTCAAGAGATGTCCTTAAGTCCACCATGCATTTAATTTCaagtttgcatttttattatGGGAATCTGCAGCATCTGATACCTATGGCAAGGCAATCCTGCAATTTAGTTCAAGTGGTTGGAATGGGATCTAAAGTTAAaacttgtgtgtgtgtgagagagagagagagagagagagaataaaccTATCCTACTATCGAGTTCATGTTTGCATGCACTCTATGATTACGTGGTGATGCTATTAGCAACTATAAGTTTCAGTATGCATTTTGCATACCTGTACTCTCTTCATGAAGTAAGCCGCAGAAGTAATGTCAAATTAACAACTCTTCATTCTATTTAAGATATTTTAAAGAGTATTGTTTGATTTGTGTATCTCCATTATGTGTCTCGATGGCCAGGGAATCGAGTGGCAATGTTATTAGTAGTTATTAATTTAACTAGCATCTGAGGTTCCTATTCATTATTGTCATGCCATTTGAGATACTTTTTATTACATGACTTGATTTGTTTACAATATCATCCAGTAAATAtggtttttttgttcttttcaaaTAAATATATGGCTCTTACAGTTAAAATAAGGTTTGTTGTCTTTGGGTCTGTTTTGCGCCCCCatctaaccaaaaaaaaaaagacttggttagtttcaactttcaacctAGTTTGGCAACATGTTTATATTTAGATTCAGTACCTATGTGCTTCTTGATAAAACTGACGAAGAGAACATAAAACTCTTGTTGATGTGTTGTGGGCTGTTATTTATATCATCTCTGCTTCTCAGTAATGCATGCACACTTTACACTCACAAGACATGTATTTCTCTATTAGGGAGAGGAATAAACTTTTCTGTGATTTATGGCTTTTACCGTTATTAGGTTTTGCTGATTTTGCCAAAGGCACGTATGTGCATTCCAGTTTGATATAATTCTAGAAAATCTGAAGACACTTTTGAgttcttctttgtttcttaAATGAGACAAATAACTGTAATTCTGGAGAGACTTTCTTTGctccatctatatatatatatatatatatatatatatatatatatatataaaacttaACTTGTAATcctttgtgttctgttttctcATTTGGATTTGAAAGATCTGTCTATGATTGTTGATGCCCAAAGTTAACAAGCTTGTAGTGGCCTTAAAATAAATTTCAGCACTTGCTGCGAATAGTTCAAAAATGGATGATGGTCGACAACATGAAAATGGGAGACACAAGCAGGACTATTACAGAGGGGCACCCTCTCCGGTAAGAAGAAAGAAGCATGTATTACGACTTTATGGTAATATTTATGTTATGCCATTGAGATCCATTTATATGATTTAAATTTGAAATGTGCAGTGGAACATGACCGCTCAACAGCAAGTAAAGGAACCGAATGCCTTAGTCATGAACAAGAAGATCATGTCAATTATTGCTGAGAGGGATTCTGCAATTCGAGAAAGAAATGCAGCAGTCTCTGAAAAGAATGAAGCCTTGGCTGCAAGAGATGAGGCTCTCCGACAGCGCGATGAGGCATTTGCTCAGCGTGATAATGCCCTAATGGAACGAGACAATGCCTTTGCAGCCTTTCATATCCGGGATAATTCCATGAACTTCCCATTGGGTGGTGGAGTTCAACGTGGATCTAAGCGCATGCACTACCCTTCAAATCATCCAGTTAACATGGCTGATGGTCCTTACAGCACAAAAGATGTGCCTATAACTGAAGCCTTCCCAATTTCAGTATTATCCGCCGAAGCTATCAAGTCACGGCAGACAAAGCGATCAAAGGAGAATAAGGCATCCAAGGCGTCAAGAAAGAAAGTAGGTGAAGATTTGAATAGGCAGGCTTCCACTGATGGGATAAAGTACAGATCTGAGTGGGATACTCAGGATTTAGGCTTGAATCTCGTCTCATTTGACGAGACTACAATGCCTGTGCCAGTTTGCTCATGTACTGGAATGCCACGGCAGTGCTACAAATGGGGGAATGGTGGGTGGCAGTCATCTTGCTGCACCACCAATATGTCAATGTATCCACTACCCCAAATGCCAAATAAGCGCCACGCCCGGATGGGTGGGCGGAAAATGAGTGGAAGTGTTTTTACTAGATTGCTCAGTCGGCTAGCAGCAGAAGGCCATGATCTATCAGTACCACTGGATCTGAAGGAATACTGGGCCAGACATGGGACAAATCGCTACATAACAATCAAGTAGGTCATTGAACAATGTTTTGGAATTTGGAAGAGTATGTTTCTTTTCTACGTGCCTCCATCTCTCTTGTCTCCgtgtctctctccctctcctgtTATCTTCATAAGCATGTGGTTGTACTGATATTACTGAATGATAGCAAAGGGAAATCTGTTTTGATAAAAGAGCATGTCCATGGTTAGCTGTGACCAATCCTAGTATTTCAATGCTCCTTAGGAAGGGGATTCTGTTAGTACCGCAGCATACATGGACTGTACCTCTTTACGGCATGTCTGCCCCCAGTCAAGCATATTCCTATTTTCATGTGATAAAAC is a genomic window containing:
- the LOC133741542 gene encoding polyprenol reductase 1-like, which gives rise to MPLKENCIFRLLELSSNLGFGQKFKMEVGLVGLLRTAWIASTLPFLLASVPCSGLNSFYERLMVFAKRGKIMQSSSQKFSVPQKFFIHFYIAAVVWTALLLVTTWMYACNVVPFENHSTGGPHIISVWRSVFLLLLMEVQLLRRLFETLYVFNYSSSARMHILGYLTSYIYYTVAPLSLCCNHALEVYKFSLNGVAEFLFKGNTSMLEYDRLEFMSPLLKLGWLQWTGAAIFFWGWIHQRNCHKILGSLRKNREQNVAYMIPYGDWFEIVSSPHYLAEIVIYVGFVVASGGVDLTIWLLLGFVVSNLTFTAAITHRWYHRKFENYPSNRYAIIPLVY
- the LOC133741540 gene encoding protein BASIC PENTACYSTEINE4 isoform X2, whose translation is MDDGRQHENGRHKQDYYRGAPSPWNMTAQQQVKEPNALVMNKKIMSIIAERDSAIRERNAAVSEKNEALAARDEALRQRDEAFAQRDNALMERDNAFAAFHIRDNSMNFPLGGGVQRGSKRMHYPSNHPVNMADGPYSTKDVPITEAFPISVLSAEAIKSRQTKRSKENKASKASRKKVGEDLNRQASTDGIKYRSEWDTQDLGLNLVSFDETTMPVPVCSCTGMPRQCYKWGNGGWQSSCCTTNMSMYPLPQMPNKRHARMGGRKMSGSVFTRLLSRLAAEGHDLSVPLDLKEYWARHGTNRYITIK
- the LOC133741541 gene encoding polyprenol reductase 2-like, whose amino-acid sequence is MEVGLVSLLRTAWIAATLPLLIASLPFSWLNPVHKTVLGFAKRGKTMSSSRRFTVPQKFFCHFYVLAVVWTTLLLVTTWMYAYKMVPMYVDPFLYPTFASRFTGGSHILSWRKSPSVPMGYRYSVWRSVFLLLLMEVQVVNRLIETIYVFKYSSTARMHIFGYLTGLFFYTAAPLSLCCNNFLEVYNFSVNGVAEFIVKGKKNTMEDMDFDSLEFISSLLKLGWLQWIGAAIFFWGWIHQRRCHEILGSLREHSEQNVYVIPHGDWFKIVSSPHYLAEIVIYAGLVVASGGADLTIWLLFGFVLSNLVFAAAETHRWYLQKFKSYPKNRRAIIPILY
- the LOC133741540 gene encoding protein BASIC PENTACYSTEINE4 isoform X1; the encoded protein is MHNKLPCLDYLFGTCNYRSTKDGRYLPLYCQKISREEDTLILEVFLFSSLLRKVAANSSKMDDGRQHENGRHKQDYYRGAPSPWNMTAQQQVKEPNALVMNKKIMSIIAERDSAIRERNAAVSEKNEALAARDEALRQRDEAFAQRDNALMERDNAFAAFHIRDNSMNFPLGGGVQRGSKRMHYPSNHPVNMADGPYSTKDVPITEAFPISVLSAEAIKSRQTKRSKENKASKASRKKVGEDLNRQASTDGIKYRSEWDTQDLGLNLVSFDETTMPVPVCSCTGMPRQCYKWGNGGWQSSCCTTNMSMYPLPQMPNKRHARMGGRKMSGSVFTRLLSRLAAEGHDLSVPLDLKEYWARHGTNRYITIK